From Thermodesulfovibrionia bacterium, a single genomic window includes:
- a CDS encoding RluA family pseudouridine synthase translates to MADYKVKTKSSLVDFLADIGYTKTKVKQLLKHRAIGVNGKDLKILSRLLLEGDTVSVSKDRKEKKEIKIVPSMGIKVIYEDDDLIVIEKPAGLLTIASDSEKIKTAYYQLNEFFKERTPGTNERLFIVHRLDRDTSGLIVFAKNETTKRALQGNWDQVDKRYYAIVEGAPVKERSEIRSRLSETKSLKVYSSRHSEDGKLAITKYRVIKKSPEYSLLEILLETGRKNQIRVHLSDIGHPVVGDKKYGARTNPFSRLGLHSYLLSFKHPATGALLRFESKLPGVFGKLT, encoded by the coding sequence ATGGCTGATTATAAAGTAAAAACAAAGAGCAGTCTGGTTGATTTTCTGGCGGATATCGGATACACGAAGACCAAAGTGAAGCAGCTGCTTAAACACAGGGCTATCGGGGTGAATGGTAAAGATCTGAAGATACTCAGCCGTCTTTTGCTTGAGGGAGATACTGTTTCGGTCAGCAAAGACAGGAAAGAGAAAAAGGAGATAAAAATTGTTCCTTCAATGGGGATCAAGGTCATTTATGAGGACGATGATCTCATAGTCATAGAAAAGCCTGCCGGCCTGCTGACAATAGCCTCTGATTCAGAAAAGATAAAGACAGCTTATTATCAGTTGAACGAATTCTTCAAGGAGAGGACTCCGGGAACAAATGAGAGGTTATTCATCGTACACCGGCTGGATCGTGATACATCAGGCCTTATTGTCTTTGCAAAGAATGAGACAACCAAAAGGGCCCTCCAGGGGAATTGGGATCAGGTTGATAAACGGTATTACGCTATTGTTGAGGGTGCGCCTGTGAAAGAAAGGTCTGAGATCAGAAGCAGGCTGAGCGAGACCAAATCGCTTAAGGTCTATAGCAGCCGGCATTCAGAAGATGGGAAGCTTGCCATAACAAAATACCGGGTCATAAAGAAGAGCCCCGAGTATTCTCTTCTTGAAATATTGCTTGAAACGGGACGCAAGAACCAGATACGCGTGCATCTCTCAGATATCGGCCATCCTGTGGTCGGTGATAAAAAATACGGGGCAAGAACCAATCCATTCAGCCGTCTCGGGCTTCATTCTTATCTCCTTTCATTCAAACACCCGGCTACCGGGGCACTATTGCGTTTTGAGAGTAAACTTCCGGGAGTCTTCGGAAAGTTAACCTGA
- a CDS encoding prepilin peptidase, with the protein MLTYFIFFTYGLLVGSFLNVCIYRIPIGLSVVRPSSLCPSCGNPVKFYDNIPVLSYIFLGGKCRSCKAGISSRYPLVEFLNAVLYLILVSRFGTASLPALIVYCALLSALIVITFIDIDYQIIPDVISLTGIPLGILFGAFLLPDPFLRTELMGFKTSFIGFLAGGAGFYMIAVLGKLVFRKDAMGGGDIKFMGMIGGFLGWKGVILTTFLGSLFGAVIGIALIVWRGREWGAQIPFGPYLALGAVVSLFWGQEILVWYGVF; encoded by the coding sequence ATGTTAACCTATTTTATATTTTTCACATATGGCCTACTGGTAGGTTCTTTTCTTAATGTTTGTATCTATCGCATTCCTATAGGGTTATCTGTAGTAAGGCCTTCATCACTCTGTCCTTCGTGCGGCAATCCTGTGAAGTTCTATGACAATATCCCTGTGCTAAGTTATATATTCCTCGGTGGGAAATGCAGGTCATGTAAGGCAGGTATATCTTCAAGGTATCCGCTTGTTGAGTTTCTTAATGCTGTGTTATACCTTATTCTTGTAAGCAGATTTGGCACTGCTTCACTTCCGGCGCTGATAGTTTATTGCGCCCTTCTTTCAGCTCTTATTGTTATTACATTTATCGATATTGACTATCAGATCATCCCTGATGTGATAAGCCTTACAGGTATTCCTCTCGGGATTCTCTTCGGAGCTTTCCTGCTGCCGGACCCTTTTTTAAGGACTGAACTTATGGGATTTAAAACTTCCTTCATTGGATTTCTTGCAGGCGGGGCAGGATTCTACATGATAGCTGTTTTAGGAAAACTTGTCTTTAGAAAGGATGCAATGGGCGGCGGAGATATAAAGTTTATGGGTATGATAGGCGGTTTTCTCGGGTGGAAGGGTGTGATCCTTACTACTTTTTTAGGTAGCCTCTTCGGCGCAGTCATAGGGATAGCCTTGATCGTATGGAGAGGCAGGGAATGGGGAGCGCAGATACCGTTTGGCCCATACCTTGCGCTTGGAGCTGTTGTCAGCCTCTTCTGGGGGCAGGAGATATTGGTCTGGTACGGGGTTTTTTAA
- a CDS encoding L,D-transpeptidase yields the protein MKRFLIRNLLIFLSLISLSGCKDAPVLPEVTKAKAQEHTLWKAGAELYAPEDYRGYMSALKNGRELLITENAKFVLFRDYEPVQEKFRNIIVTGEKVERKIQDEKDKISKVVTDKTAFLNDRIRTMRRLSSFINEGRISCQSLTRAEILLSESRLMVKKGDYFAAEDKLKEVSKFTELALKVMSPILSRYSDEAQIKKWRSWVNEIVQGSKDREIYSIVVSKIDKKLIIYKRGLPFRTYEVGIGINGSKDKMYAGDRATPEGRYSISKKTSNSRYYKALHINYPNDEDRQQFSVLKRKGIIPKTANIGGLIEIHGGGKNGMTYGCIAMENSHMDELFKIVDVGTPIAIVGSVEYDNSISSAMKGL from the coding sequence TTGAAGAGATTTTTAATAAGAAATTTATTAATTTTCTTATCGTTAATTAGTCTCTCAGGCTGTAAAGATGCACCAGTTCTTCCAGAGGTTACCAAGGCTAAGGCCCAGGAACATACCCTCTGGAAGGCTGGTGCAGAATTATATGCGCCTGAGGATTACAGGGGCTATATGTCCGCCCTTAAAAACGGGAGAGAGCTTCTTATAACTGAAAATGCGAAGTTTGTATTATTCAGGGATTATGAACCTGTACAGGAAAAATTCCGCAATATTATTGTAACCGGCGAAAAGGTAGAACGAAAAATCCAGGATGAAAAAGACAAAATATCGAAAGTTGTAACGGATAAAACTGCTTTTTTAAATGACAGAATAAGGACCATGAGAAGGCTGTCTTCTTTTATCAATGAGGGGCGTATTTCATGTCAATCCCTTACAAGAGCTGAAATTCTGCTGAGCGAATCACGTCTGATGGTTAAAAAGGGAGATTACTTTGCTGCTGAAGACAAGCTGAAGGAAGTTTCCAAGTTCACTGAATTGGCTCTGAAAGTTATGTCGCCGATTCTTAGCCGTTATTCTGATGAAGCCCAGATAAAAAAATGGCGTTCATGGGTCAACGAAATCGTTCAAGGATCAAAAGACAGGGAGATTTATTCCATTGTCGTGAGCAAGATTGATAAGAAGCTGATTATCTATAAGAGAGGTCTCCCTTTCAGGACATATGAAGTCGGCATCGGGATCAATGGTTCAAAGGACAAGATGTATGCAGGAGACAGAGCTACACCGGAAGGAAGGTACAGTATTTCAAAGAAAACATCCAATAGCCGTTACTATAAAGCACTTCATATTAACTACCCTAATGACGAGGACCGTCAACAGTTCTCTGTCTTAAAAAGAAAAGGGATTATTCCTAAAACAGCCAATATCGGCGGCCTTATTGAAATACACGGCGGTGGAAAAAATGGAATGACCTATGGTTGTATAGCTATGGAAAATTCCCATATGGATGAGCTTTTTAAAATAGTTGATGTCGGGACTCCGATCGCTATTGTAGGCTCTGTTGAGTATGATAACAGTATTTCATCTGCAATGAAGGGACTTTAA
- a CDS encoding CBS domain-containing protein codes for MLTIKDVLQSKSSAIWSVSPDDSAYKTMELMAEKNIGVLVVIDEDNVVGIVSERDLARKIILKELSSKKVSVKKIMTKDIYCITPDKSVEECMGVMTTAHIRHMPVFENKRLIGVITFGDIVNALLVEQEVKIQDLESYFSCCDSVSFDHDV; via the coding sequence ATGTTAACTATCAAAGATGTATTGCAGTCAAAAAGTTCTGCTATCTGGTCAGTTTCCCCGGATGATTCTGCCTATAAGACCATGGAACTTATGGCAGAGAAGAATATCGGTGTATTGGTAGTTATTGATGAAGATAATGTGGTCGGTATAGTCTCTGAGAGAGATTTAGCCAGAAAGATAATTTTGAAAGAACTATCCTCCAAAAAAGTTTCTGTCAAAAAAATAATGACAAAGGATATATACTGCATCACTCCGGACAAATCTGTTGAAGAATGTATGGGTGTTATGACAACAGCTCATATCCGCCATATGCCTGTCTTTGAAAACAAGAGACTGATAGGTGTCATAACCTTCGGCGATATCGTAAATGCATTACTTGTTGAGCAGGAAGTAAAGATCCAGGATTTGGAGAGTTACTTCTCCTGCTGCGATTCAGTATCATTCGATCATGATGTTTGA
- a CDS encoding ATP-binding protein, translating into MIQDRLFKSSLHKKLVAMMLFLSLSLISILIFLYSQSEKAIFNEFERQTAELSKAIQIGMEEATSSGITDEKRLQGFLSKLNAKGVKEISVISTSDKIISSTNPKDVGKWISKSKKELIFKAELGEPVTGEDQGYNVMIPVVSGDKQMGYINLTLNTEDFSVFLQTSMIRRIVAASIIFGIGAILAVFFAKRYTKPIEEVVTAAQRVALGDLDQELHTGRKDEIGELARSFNYMVGKLREQREMTEKLRKAEHLAGIGQFAQNIAHEIKNPLNFINLSIDHMRETAKPSDPVQAEKFDSLITNMKGEIQRVSRFAESFLEYGRPFELNRRRTKMEKVIDEVVELVSVKAQMENIQIHKEYRKIPELHVDPEFIKTCIYNIIINSLEAMPNGGILTIMAGMSGSNFSLAVKDTGVGVNKDMMDKVFEPFLTTKSKGLGLGLAFTKRIIEEHGGKVAFESTEGVGSTLTFILPVEKEY; encoded by the coding sequence ATGATACAAGATAGATTGTTTAAATCGTCTCTTCACAAAAAACTCGTGGCTATGATGCTCTTTCTAAGCCTGAGCCTGATATCAATACTTATCTTTCTTTATTCACAGTCAGAGAAAGCGATATTCAATGAGTTTGAAAGACAGACTGCAGAGCTTTCAAAGGCGATACAGATCGGCATGGAGGAGGCCACGAGCAGCGGCATAACAGATGAAAAACGCCTGCAGGGCTTTCTTAGCAAGCTTAATGCAAAAGGCGTAAAAGAGATATCTGTTATCAGCACGTCAGACAAGATTATCTCCAGTACAAATCCGAAGGATGTCGGCAAATGGATATCGAAGAGCAAAAAGGAGCTGATATTCAAGGCTGAGCTGGGGGAACCTGTCACAGGAGAGGATCAGGGTTACAATGTAATGATCCCGGTTGTTTCAGGCGACAAACAAATGGGCTATATCAATCTGACATTGAATACTGAGGACTTCTCTGTGTTTCTCCAGACCAGTATGATCAGAAGGATAGTAGCCGCCTCTATCATATTCGGGATAGGAGCTATTCTGGCTGTTTTTTTTGCAAAGCGATACACAAAGCCGATAGAGGAAGTTGTTACAGCGGCGCAGAGGGTTGCGCTCGGCGACCTTGATCAGGAGCTTCATACAGGCAGAAAGGATGAAATAGGGGAACTGGCAAGGAGCTTTAACTACATGGTCGGGAAATTGCGGGAGCAGAGGGAGATGACTGAAAAACTGAGAAAGGCGGAGCATCTTGCCGGCATAGGCCAGTTCGCCCAGAATATAGCACACGAGATCAAGAACCCTTTGAACTTCATTAACCTTTCTATCGACCATATGAGGGAGACGGCAAAACCTTCAGATCCCGTTCAGGCGGAAAAGTTTGATTCTCTTATTACGAATATGAAGGGTGAGATACAGCGTGTGAGCAGGTTTGCTGAAAGTTTTCTTGAATACGGCAGGCCCTTTGAGCTGAATCGCCGGAGAACTAAAATGGAAAAAGTTATAGATGAGGTTGTTGAGCTTGTATCGGTCAAGGCTCAGATGGAGAATATACAGATACATAAAGAGTACCGGAAGATACCTGAACTTCATGTTGACCCTGAATTTATCAAAACATGTATTTACAATATCATTATCAATTCACTTGAGGCGATGCCTAACGGGGGTATTCTTACGATAATGGCAGGGATGTCAGGTTCAAATTTCTCCCTTGCTGTGAAAGACACCGGGGTAGGCGTTAACAAGGATATGATGGATAAGGTCTTTGAACCTTTTTTGACTACAAAGAGCAAAGGCCTTGGCCTTGGGCTTGCGTTTACAAAAAGGATTATTGAAGAGCACGGCGGCAAGGTTGCTTTTGAAAGTACAGAAGGTGTCGGCAGTACCTTGACATTCATTCTTCCAGTAGAGAAGGAGTATTAA
- a CDS encoding L,D-transpeptidase: MIIKRAVQIFIVLLVAVFFSLEGLGYYLAGRSSAAVDTDGKKDNSKETKAASFNGNPAAIRKKISSLSPKGVYIIIDTAKNRLYMKKGEEILREAVISTGSGSILKDPSGKREWVFDTPRGERTVKSKITNPAWVKPDWAFVEEGEEIPTDNRDRVETGMLGDYALSIGNGYLIHGTLYTRLLGRSVTHGCVRVGDEDLEYVYKNTPIGSKVILF; this comes from the coding sequence ATGATCATTAAAAGAGCGGTACAGATATTTATAGTGCTGCTTGTTGCAGTCTTCTTTTCTCTTGAGGGACTAGGGTATTATCTTGCCGGCCGGAGCAGTGCTGCTGTTGATACTGACGGTAAGAAGGATAATTCTAAAGAAACCAAGGCTGCTTCATTCAATGGCAATCCTGCCGCTATTAGAAAAAAGATCAGCTCTCTTTCTCCCAAAGGAGTATATATAATTATTGACACTGCAAAAAACCGGCTTTATATGAAAAAGGGCGAGGAAATATTGCGTGAGGCTGTGATATCAACCGGCAGCGGCAGCATATTGAAAGACCCTTCCGGCAAGAGAGAATGGGTATTTGACACGCCAAGGGGTGAACGTACTGTTAAGTCAAAGATCACTAACCCGGCCTGGGTGAAGCCTGACTGGGCCTTTGTTGAAGAAGGAGAGGAGATTCCTACTGATAACAGGGACAGGGTTGAAACCGGGATGCTGGGGGATTATGCCCTTTCCATTGGCAACGGTTATCTGATCCACGGCACTTTATATACAAGACTGCTTGGCAGAAGTGTGACCCACGGATGCGTCAGAGTTGGGGACGAGGATCTTGAATATGTTTACAAGAATACGCCGATAGGTTCGAAGGTGATACTTTTTTAG
- a CDS encoding AAA family ATPase, with the protein MTTKQNIELNDQFLHALRIIEDSEMNVFITGRAGTGKSTLLQYFRESTKKNIAVLASTGVAAVNVKGQTIHSFFNFRIDVTPDTAGRIKPRNKEIYKKLDAIVIDEISMVRADLLDCVDIFLRKHGRKKSLPFGGIQMIFIGDLYQLPPVVTSREKALFTDYYKSPYFFSARVFDDDLFSSMSVKDAPFEMKFIELEKVYRQKDQKFLDVLNSIRNDTVTDDDIKEINKRYDPDFAEIPGDFYIYLTTTNALAEKINMNKLAGLKGKELNYQGNVNGDFKGRTLPTALDLIIKEGSQVMLLNNDSLGRWINGSIGRIVQVEEGGDAADVMWVELSDGEVVDVTPYKWEMYEFSYDKKTSRILSENIGSFTQYPLRLAWAVTIHKCQGMTFDNVIIDLGSGTFSHGQLYVALSRCTTLDGLVLNRLINKKNILLDRRIVGFVTRYQYKEAEKHLSLEDRFAIIEKAIQGKKKLEIIYLKTKDEKSKRTIIPVYAGEMEYQGRKFPGLKAFCTIAKGDRVFHIERILEMMIVD; encoded by the coding sequence ATGACAACAAAACAGAACATTGAACTTAATGATCAGTTCCTTCATGCCCTGCGTATCATTGAAGATTCTGAAATGAATGTCTTTATCACAGGAAGGGCGGGCACGGGCAAATCCACCTTGCTTCAGTATTTCAGAGAGTCCACGAAAAAGAATATCGCAGTACTTGCGTCGACCGGCGTTGCAGCAGTGAACGTGAAGGGGCAGACGATCCATTCATTCTTCAATTTTAGAATTGATGTTACCCCGGACACGGCCGGCAGGATAAAGCCGAGGAATAAAGAGATATACAAGAAGCTCGATGCTATTGTCATTGATGAGATTTCTATGGTGAGGGCTGACCTGCTGGATTGTGTGGATATATTCCTTAGAAAGCACGGCAGAAAAAAGTCACTCCCGTTCGGCGGGATACAGATGATATTTATCGGAGACCTTTATCAGCTGCCGCCGGTTGTGACGTCAAGAGAAAAGGCGCTTTTTACGGATTACTACAAGAGTCCATATTTCTTCAGCGCCAGGGTTTTTGATGACGACCTTTTTTCCAGCATGTCTGTTAAGGATGCGCCTTTTGAAATGAAATTCATTGAGCTTGAAAAGGTCTATCGGCAGAAAGATCAGAAATTTCTGGATGTGCTCAACAGTATCAGGAACGATACTGTCACGGATGATGATATTAAAGAAATTAACAAGAGGTATGATCCGGATTTTGCCGAAATTCCGGGTGATTTTTATATCTATCTTACGACAACAAATGCCCTCGCAGAAAAAATTAACATGAACAAGCTTGCCGGGCTGAAAGGCAAAGAACTTAATTATCAGGGCAATGTTAACGGGGATTTTAAAGGAAGGACCCTTCCCACTGCCTTGGATCTTATTATTAAAGAAGGTTCACAGGTAATGCTTCTCAACAATGACTCACTCGGACGCTGGATAAACGGCAGTATTGGCAGGATCGTACAGGTTGAGGAGGGCGGGGATGCTGCTGATGTCATGTGGGTGGAACTCTCTGACGGCGAGGTTGTGGATGTTACCCCCTACAAATGGGAGATGTACGAATTCTCATATGATAAAAAGACCTCCAGGATACTATCTGAAAACATTGGATCTTTTACTCAATATCCTCTCAGGCTAGCATGGGCAGTAACCATCCATAAATGTCAGGGCATGACTTTTGATAATGTGATTATAGACCTAGGAAGCGGCACATTTTCACATGGCCAGCTTTATGTAGCATTGAGCCGGTGCACCACTTTAGACGGACTTGTCCTTAACAGATTAATTAATAAAAAAAATATCCTGCTTGACAGAAGGATCGTGGGTTTTGTTACACGATACCAGTATAAAGAGGCTGAAAAGCATCTCTCGCTTGAAGATAGGTTTGCCATCATTGAGAAGGCGATACAGGGGAAGAAAAAGCTTGAGATAATATATCTGAAGACAAAAGACGAAAAATCAAAGAGAACTATCATTCCGGTATATGCCGGGGAAATGGAATATCAAGGCAGGAAATTCCCCGGGCTTAAGGCATTCTGCACCATTGCAAAGGGTGACAGAGTATTTCACATAGAAAGGATTCTCGAGATGATGATTGTTGACTGA
- a CDS encoding D-alanyl-D-alanine carboxypeptidase family protein: MKKHSLLFFISAFLIVAFLCTITSTYAAKKSTTTVKKKQTTRKAKTKVSKSGLQKISKNPYLGAIAIDAATGKVLFEDNPDVKGYPASMVKMMNLLVILEAIEAKQITLQDKVKISAEVAKVDGSQVYLKEREVHTVDDLIYALMIPSANDAAMALALHYTGDKEKFISLMNKRAQELGMTDTLFSTVNGLPPAKGKPDVSTPRDITKLCLELLKHPAALRYTSTKERLFRTDSPKPLVMRNHNHLVGSFEGCDGFKTGYFRAAGFSIAATVSKNGERVIAVIFGSADRNVRDSSAKNILSKSFMELTASLPTSVSDAQEITASILE, encoded by the coding sequence ATGAAAAAACATTCATTATTATTTTTTATCTCTGCATTTCTCATTGTTGCGTTTCTATGCACAATAACTTCTACATACGCTGCCAAGAAAAGCACCACAACTGTCAAGAAAAAACAGACAACCAGGAAAGCCAAAACAAAAGTATCCAAGTCTGGTTTACAAAAAATATCAAAAAATCCATATTTAGGCGCTATCGCAATTGATGCTGCTACAGGCAAAGTGCTTTTTGAAGACAATCCGGATGTTAAGGGCTACCCTGCAAGTATGGTCAAAATGATGAACCTTCTTGTTATTCTGGAGGCTATCGAAGCAAAACAGATAACCCTCCAGGATAAAGTCAAAATATCAGCCGAAGTAGCTAAAGTAGACGGCTCACAGGTTTATTTAAAAGAACGTGAAGTTCATACGGTGGATGATCTGATCTATGCCCTCATGATTCCGTCAGCTAATGATGCAGCAATGGCGCTTGCGCTTCATTACACAGGTGACAAGGAAAAATTTATCAGCCTCATGAACAAGCGGGCACAGGAACTCGGCATGACGGACACATTATTTAGTACCGTGAACGGTCTTCCTCCTGCTAAAGGCAAGCCGGATGTTTCTACCCCCAGAGATATAACAAAATTATGTCTGGAACTGCTTAAACATCCTGCTGCCTTGAGATATACTTCAACTAAAGAACGCCTTTTCCGCACAGACAGCCCAAAACCGCTTGTTATGCGAAACCACAATCATCTTGTTGGAAGTTTTGAAGGCTGTGACGGCTTTAAAACAGGGTACTTCAGAGCTGCCGGATTCTCCATTGCTGCAACAGTATCTAAAAACGGAGAACGGGTCATTGCAGTAATTTTTGGATCTGCTGACAGAAATGTGCGTGATTCGAGCGCAAAGAATATCCTCTCAAAAAGCTTTATGGAGTTAACAGCCAGTTTACCGACTTCTGTCTCTGATGCGCAGGAAATCACAGCATCTATATTAGAATAA
- a CDS encoding transglycosylase domain-containing protein, whose translation MVYFAVIILSVIIYEWRTSFIQSWVYSNYARKLQFTLGSGPSPSIVFPEEGPFDERRGYVTIPAFVINLRKNNYEITRQARFSPALERAVRDGITPPYKEKNVAGLSILDRLGMPLYESIPRERIYASFEDIPEDIIKILLFIENRELLKPTGDTQNPVFEWNRMAKAGIQYVGNKIGLPITVEGGSTLATQLEKYQHSEGGRTSGAKEKILQITSASIKAYRSGRDTTVSRREIVTDYINTMPLASVAGYGEVNGLGEGLLAWFGTDIRDASDILRLKESSLLDLKLRTETFKKVIALFLAVKAPTDYLVKNRQALLQRIDHFTDLMLEEGEISPEFHDALKSLPLEFRTGKMNVTKAPFAESKAPNAVRYHLLKVLNLPGFYDLDRLDLTVNTTLDADVQKKVVNMLEQLSDKEFVMSAGLSQERMLKHGDLRTMIYSVLLYEKTPSGNALRVQADNLDKPLDINEGVKLDLGSTAKLRTLAHYLQIISEAYEKMSGQSHETLRTDPALNKDPISRWMAEELSSKPGLTLLQILEAAMVRRYSGNPSEVFFTGGGQHRFENFNKDDNSRVMTVYEGLQKSVNLVFVRLMRDIVSYHAARLDIDTAAVMKDQNNVKRKELLTIAADKESRDFLSRFVEKYKDVPLDRAIKKLHRHPLELWTIGYLEAHPQAQWQELVQASIVEREQSSAWLFSPRNKHAQDIRLRILIEEMAFREIHKGWQKLGYPFDSLVPSYATSIGSSADRPSALAELMGIIVNDGLRMPVLKVTSLNFAKDTPYETELFLKTAEGERVMPVEVAGILKKALAGVVEGGTARAVSGAFKGTDGSPLTVGGKTGSGDNRFETFGKGGKLISSRVVNRTATFVFFIGDRHYGVITAFMPGEEASDYSFTSSLPVNILRLLAPGLKPMILPDQ comes from the coding sequence TTGGTTTACTTCGCTGTAATTATTCTTTCAGTGATAATTTACGAATGGCGGACATCTTTCATTCAATCATGGGTTTATTCAAACTATGCCAGGAAATTGCAATTCACACTTGGTTCCGGCCCCAGCCCGAGTATTGTTTTTCCTGAGGAAGGCCCATTTGACGAAAGACGCGGTTATGTAACCATCCCTGCATTTGTCATTAATCTGAGAAAAAATAATTATGAAATAACCCGTCAGGCCCGCTTCAGCCCGGCCCTTGAAAGGGCTGTCAGGGATGGGATAACTCCTCCATATAAAGAAAAAAATGTGGCTGGATTAAGCATACTTGACAGGCTGGGAATGCCGCTGTATGAAAGCATCCCGCGCGAGAGGATATATGCGAGCTTTGAGGATATCCCCGAGGACATTATTAAGATACTGCTCTTTATTGAGAACCGCGAGCTTTTAAAGCCGACAGGGGATACACAGAATCCGGTTTTTGAGTGGAACCGCATGGCAAAGGCCGGAATTCAATATGTCGGGAATAAGATCGGCCTGCCGATAACGGTTGAAGGCGGAAGCACTCTGGCGACACAGCTTGAGAAGTATCAGCATTCCGAGGGCGGCCGTACCTCAGGGGCTAAAGAAAAGATACTCCAGATCACTTCAGCAAGTATCAAAGCATACAGGTCAGGCCGTGATACTACGGTCTCCAGAAGGGAGATCGTAACTGACTATATTAATACGATGCCGCTGGCATCTGTAGCCGGATATGGGGAGGTCAACGGACTTGGGGAGGGCTTATTGGCATGGTTTGGCACCGATATCAGGGATGCATCCGATATCCTGCGTTTAAAGGAAAGCTCCCTTCTTGATCTAAAATTGCGCACAGAAACATTCAAAAAAGTCATAGCGCTCTTTCTTGCGGTGAAGGCACCGACCGATTACCTTGTGAAAAACAGGCAGGCACTATTGCAGAGGATTGATCATTTCACAGACCTGATGTTGGAGGAAGGCGAGATCAGCCCGGAATTTCATGATGCGTTGAAATCTCTTCCTCTTGAATTCAGGACAGGCAAGATGAATGTGACAAAGGCGCCTTTTGCCGAAAGCAAAGCTCCGAACGCTGTCAGATATCATCTTCTCAAGGTGCTAAACTTACCCGGCTTTTATGATCTGGACCGTCTGGACCTGACCGTTAATACTACTCTGGATGCCGATGTTCAGAAAAAAGTCGTGAATATGCTTGAACAGCTCTCTGACAAGGAATTTGTAATGTCTGCAGGACTGTCTCAGGAGCGCATGCTGAAACACGGCGACCTGAGAACTATGATCTACAGTGTTCTTCTATATGAAAAAACTCCTTCCGGCAACGCCCTCAGGGTGCAGGCGGACAATCTGGACAAGCCTCTGGATATAAATGAAGGCGTAAAACTGGATCTTGGTTCAACGGCAAAGTTGAGAACTCTTGCTCATTATCTTCAGATAATATCTGAGGCATATGAAAAGATGTCCGGTCAGAGTCATGAGACGCTGAGGACTGATCCAGCTTTGAATAAAGACCCAATCTCCAGATGGATGGCGGAAGAGCTTTCATCGAAACCCGGGCTGACCCTGTTGCAGATTCTTGAGGCTGCAATGGTGAGAAGATATTCCGGCAATCCGTCCGAGGTGTTTTTTACCGGAGGAGGGCAGCACAGGTTTGAGAATTTCAACAAAGACGATAACAGCAGGGTAATGACGGTTTATGAAGGGCTTCAAAAATCCGTCAATCTTGTCTTTGTACGCCTGATGCGGGATATTGTTTCATATCATGCGGCTCGTCTGGATATTGATACAGCAGCTGTAATGAAAGACCAGAATAATGTAAAACGCAAGGAGCTTCTCACCATTGCAGCTGACAAAGAGTCCCGTGATTTTCTTTCCAGATTCGTAGAAAAATATAAAGATGTACCGCTTGACCGGGCTATTAAAAAACTACACAGACATCCGCTTGAACTCTGGACGATAGGTTATTTGGAGGCACACCCGCAGGCGCAATGGCAGGAGTTAGTGCAGGCCAGTATAGTTGAGAGAGAGCAATCCAGCGCCTGGCTTTTTTCACCCCGTAACAAACATGCCCAGGATATCAGGTTGAGGATATTGATCGAAGAAATGGCATTCAGGGAGATACACAAGGGATGGCAAAAACTCGGGTATCCATTTGACTCTCTGGTCCCGTCATATGCCACTTCTATCGGTAGTTCGGCAGACCGGCCAAGCGCGCTTGCGGAACTTATGGGGATCATAGTCAATGACGGGCTGCGCATGCCCGTGCTCAAGGTGACATCGCTTAACTTTGCCAAGGACACTCCGTATGAGACCGAGCTTTTTTTAAAGACGGCTGAGGGTGAAAGGGTCATGCCGGTGGAAGTCGCAGGGATCCTGAAGAAGGCTCTGGCAGGAGTTGTTGAAGGCGGCACGGCTCGCGCTGTTTCAGGCGCATTTAAAGGGACTGACGGCAGCCCTTTGACCGTTGGAGGCAAGACCGGTTCAGGTGACAATCGGTTTGAAACATTTGGAAAGGGCGGAAAGCTTATCAGTTCAAGAGTGGTCAACAGGACAGCCACCTTTGTCTTTTTTATAGGAGACCGTCATTATGGTGTTATTACGGCATTCATGCCAGGCGAGGAAGCCTCTGATTATTCTTTTACCAGTTCCCTGCCGGTAAATATCCTGCGCCTATTGGCGCCAGGGTTGAAGCCGATGATACTGCCTGATCAATAA